From the genome of Gracilibacillus salitolerans, one region includes:
- a CDS encoding YesL family protein, with protein sequence MQNSGVMGRFYVIADWVYKFSFANIIWMVCNIPIIFILVNLLLADEIAVILVLFGMMLLLSPFMFFPSTVALFAIVNQFIQKEDVKLLSDFWGYYRRNYKKSMKIGVIFTIFWTVLIIDFFYMMRLGNVIMQYVFIVLGFFAFVYNLHVCSGAIYIDAKMRDLFKQVAVIMFGHPILSMSLGLISLTFLYLITQWLTFLLPLFLGSILVFLALLVFMKIHPSSLKLEKH encoded by the coding sequence ATGCAAAATTCAGGAGTAATGGGTAGATTTTACGTAATTGCGGATTGGGTGTATAAATTTTCTTTTGCTAATATTATTTGGATGGTATGTAATATTCCTATTATTTTTATTCTGGTTAATCTTTTATTAGCAGATGAAATAGCTGTTATATTAGTATTATTCGGGATGATGTTATTGTTATCACCTTTTATGTTTTTTCCATCTACAGTTGCTTTATTTGCGATTGTGAATCAATTTATCCAGAAAGAAGATGTCAAACTCTTGAGTGATTTTTGGGGTTATTATAGGAGAAATTATAAAAAAAGCATGAAAATAGGTGTGATATTTACTATTTTCTGGACTGTTCTAATAATAGATTTTTTCTATATGATGAGGTTAGGAAATGTCATTATGCAATATGTCTTTATAGTTCTTGGATTTTTTGCATTTGTTTATAATCTACATGTTTGCTCTGGTGCTATATATATAGATGCAAAAATGCGCGACTTATTCAAACAAGTAGCCGTTATCATGTTTGGCCATCCGATTCTATCCATGTCACTAGGACTGATTAGTCTCACCTTTCTTTATCTGATCACGCAATGGTTAACATTTCTCTTACCTTTATTTTTAGGTTCCATTTTAGTATTTTTAGCACTGCTTGTTTTTATGAAGATTCATCCGAGTTCGCTAAAGTTAGAAAAGCACTGA
- a CDS encoding AraC family transcriptional regulator, with protein sequence MPKLFPVRIRNMLRKNLSDTQTRLLLILMIPVLFIILTVGFSSYYTSKDILQQELNEPQHQMLTINMNSIDEYLIESDQIAVKLALDNDVYRFLTDQSQFSYQNIKEIYDKIATITKNSSFIQSIYIYNVNSDSFVAIPQGFSSSSATFNDAEWTSVLDEFHETSRIVKYRDLPNGAKYKGSNISLFRKINLKGETKGIVAINLNQAELFSALKSSADPQSNSMQYILDQNNTILHTTKNHTFGKDTVQFVNKEVSKGNLSDITYNDKILLANQIESDFTGWKYISVVSQESILAKSKAIRDVVFIVSLIALIIGGIAIFFIHSVELKPLRRMKELFSVDDDPLYKRDLLHLENIIDDLVSDHAQLSQLIKKMKIEAKSKFLYDIYIGRLMNRSEQKEKWQAYFKEWNDDNIQLLVVSIDNYPAWKESVAGNYRTVVKSGMVNILTEVLSTHYSVEAVDIGRDRMIIIIQHLEGKINVENHLKIALSHVENILGFSVSLGLKQTGVQFLDLKNAMNEAEEALQYRLFDGYGNIHIMTDQKEEDKETEIIEKIDSLVKSITLEDPMQSIDDVTTLFQLFRESNISPELAFYFIEQVRKVVFSKNKEITNSSFLTSEEIQTMNLQDIANVFKERISERIENIKKLNDSKRYVMCRKMIQYMNVHVGEPIGIPEIAESVGVSVSLASQWFKEEMNDTIYGYFTRLRMERAQELLIKTDKKIADIAFEVGYQHENSFIRKFREYKEMTPGKYRRLNTVVENKEKNFRGGN encoded by the coding sequence ATGCCAAAGCTTTTTCCAGTTCGAATAAGAAATATGCTTCGAAAGAATCTTTCTGATACACAAACAAGGTTATTACTCATTTTAATGATACCTGTTCTTTTTATTATATTGACTGTTGGGTTTTCTTCTTATTACACATCTAAAGACATATTACAACAGGAATTAAATGAACCACAGCACCAGATGTTAACAATAAACATGAATTCTATTGATGAATATTTAATAGAATCCGATCAAATTGCTGTTAAATTAGCATTAGACAATGATGTATACCGTTTTTTAACGGATCAATCACAATTCTCCTATCAAAATATCAAGGAGATTTACGATAAGATAGCTACTATTACAAAGAACTCATCTTTTATACAAAGTATTTATATTTATAATGTAAACAGTGATAGTTTTGTCGCCATCCCACAAGGTTTTAGCTCTAGTAGTGCTACTTTTAATGATGCAGAGTGGACTAGTGTGTTAGATGAATTCCATGAAACATCAAGAATAGTTAAATACCGTGACCTGCCAAATGGCGCAAAGTATAAAGGGTCAAACATTTCCTTGTTTCGCAAGATAAATTTGAAAGGGGAAACAAAAGGGATTGTCGCGATTAATCTTAATCAAGCAGAATTATTCTCGGCATTAAAATCATCTGCTGATCCACAATCTAATAGTATGCAATATATTTTAGATCAAAATAATACGATTCTACATACGACAAAAAATCATACTTTTGGTAAAGATACTGTTCAATTTGTTAATAAAGAAGTAAGCAAAGGAAATTTAAGTGATATTACCTATAACGATAAGATACTACTAGCAAATCAAATTGAATCAGATTTTACCGGATGGAAATATATATCTGTCGTCTCTCAGGAGAGTATACTAGCTAAATCCAAAGCAATACGTGATGTCGTGTTTATTGTATCTTTAATTGCACTTATTATTGGTGGAATTGCTATATTCTTTATTCATTCTGTTGAATTAAAACCGCTTCGAAGAATGAAAGAACTGTTTTCCGTTGATGATGACCCACTATATAAACGAGACTTACTTCATTTAGAAAATATCATTGACGATTTAGTCAGTGACCATGCGCAATTATCTCAATTGATCAAAAAAATGAAGATCGAAGCTAAATCGAAATTTTTATATGACATATATATCGGCAGATTAATGAACAGATCCGAGCAAAAAGAAAAATGGCAAGCCTATTTTAAAGAATGGAATGACGATAATATTCAATTATTAGTAGTATCGATTGACAATTATCCTGCGTGGAAAGAGAGCGTTGCCGGTAATTATCGTACAGTAGTGAAGTCAGGTATGGTAAATATTTTGACGGAAGTATTATCGACCCATTATTCCGTAGAGGCAGTAGATATTGGTAGGGATAGAATGATTATCATCATCCAGCACTTAGAGGGAAAAATCAATGTCGAGAACCATTTGAAGATAGCGCTTTCGCATGTGGAGAATATCTTAGGGTTTTCCGTTTCATTAGGACTAAAACAAACAGGTGTTCAATTTTTAGATCTAAAAAACGCAATGAATGAAGCGGAGGAAGCTCTTCAATATCGTCTGTTTGATGGGTATGGAAATATTCATATAATGACTGATCAAAAAGAGGAAGATAAAGAAACGGAAATAATTGAAAAAATCGATAGTCTAGTAAAATCTATTACACTCGAAGATCCTATGCAATCCATTGATGATGTTACTACATTATTTCAGCTATTTCGGGAGAGTAATATTAGTCCAGAGCTAGCCTTTTATTTTATTGAGCAGGTAAGAAAAGTCGTTTTTTCGAAAAATAAAGAGATTACAAATTCAAGTTTCTTAACCTCAGAAGAAATTCAAACAATGAATCTACAAGATATAGCCAATGTATTCAAGGAAAGAATATCCGAAAGAATAGAAAATATAAAAAAATTAAATGACTCTAAAAGATATGTTATGTGTAGAAAAATGATTCAGTATATGAATGTACATGTAGGTGAACCAATCGGAATTCCAGAAATAGCAGAATCCGTTGGCGTTAGTGTAAGTCTTGCTAGTCAGTGGTTTAAAGAAGAAATGAATGACACCATTTATGGTTATTTTACAAGGCTAAGAATGGAACGTGCACAAGAGTTATTGATCAAAACGGATAAGAAAATAGCTGATATTGCATTTGAGGTGGGCTATCAGCATGAAAATAGTTTTATACGAAAATTCCGAGAATATAAAGAGATGACACCAGGAAAGTACAGAAGGTTAAATACAGTGGTAGAAAACAAGGAAAAAAATTTTAGGGGAGGAAACTGA
- a CDS encoding helix-turn-helix transcriptional regulator has product MKPLEKTTKDRILELLKKEVTLSVNELIEYLDITHMAIRKHLTTLEKDGLVSSQHEKKEIGRPIQRFFLTTKGKRLFPNNYESISVEFLKDIQAIHGKESVHQLFENRKERQTQQYADLVTQSSNHEKMQEMVHIQNEKGYMAELYQHGEDQFEIVEYNCPIFAVANEFHIACHCETSMFKNVLGTESVERVQCKTEGNNHCRFMVQFE; this is encoded by the coding sequence ATGAAACCATTAGAAAAAACAACAAAAGATAGAATATTAGAGTTATTAAAGAAAGAAGTTACTTTATCTGTAAATGAACTTATCGAATATTTAGATATTACCCATATGGCCATTCGCAAGCATTTAACTACATTAGAGAAAGATGGCCTCGTTTCCAGTCAGCATGAAAAAAAGGAAATCGGCCGTCCGATACAAAGATTCTTTTTAACGACAAAGGGAAAACGTCTATTTCCAAATAACTATGAATCCATAAGTGTCGAATTCTTAAAAGATATTCAGGCAATACACGGGAAAGAGTCAGTTCATCAGCTTTTCGAGAATCGGAAAGAACGACAAACACAGCAATATGCCGATCTTGTCACCCAATCCTCCAATCATGAAAAAATGCAGGAAATGGTCCATATCCAAAATGAGAAAGGTTATATGGCGGAATTATATCAGCATGGTGAAGATCAATTTGAGATTGTCGAATACAATTGCCCTATTTTTGCAGTGGCAAATGAATTTCATATTGCCTGCCACTGCGAAACAAGCATGTTTAAGAACGTATTAGGTACAGAGAGTGTGGAGAGAGTGCAATGTAAAACAGAGGGGAATAACCATTGCCGGTTTATGGTGCAATTTGAATAG
- a CDS encoding Vga family ABC-F type ribosomal protection protein, whose protein sequence is MLLQASDLTISVEAKTLLEIDLLEIYEGERIGLVGKNGTGKTTLLHTLAGKLLPEKGNVKHYGTVHLLPQLKAPDGHKSGGEITQDYIQKAFSNQSSILLADEPTTHLDTNHIDWVENTLKHWQGAYVVVSHDRAFLDATCNRIWEIDQGKLHEYKGNYQQYKKQKEQEARQYQQEYENYQTKKQQLERALTLKSEKAERATKKPKKTSASEAKITGAKPYFAKKQKKLQQTAKSIETRLEKLEKVEKPFEESPIKMDLPNQEKLTGKVLIRVENLDGNIGDQHLWNKANFLIKGGDKLAIIGANGSGKTTLIRKLIKEEKGGHLSTACKIAYFKQDLSILDPKLSILENVQEGSIHNETLIRTVLARLHFYRDQVHKKIGVLSGGERVKVTLAKLFLSNNNTLVLDEPTNFLDLEAMEALEKLLMEYEGTVIFVSHDRRFVEKIATKIISIEEQHINYFEGSYQQFKNREQTSVKDDREEKLLILETKITDVLSRLSIAPSEELEKEFQQLLKEKQQLSKSTDH, encoded by the coding sequence ATGTTATTACAAGCGAGTGACCTTACAATCTCTGTAGAAGCTAAGACGCTATTAGAAATTGATTTACTTGAAATATACGAAGGAGAACGAATTGGTCTTGTTGGAAAAAATGGAACCGGAAAAACAACCTTATTACACACCCTGGCAGGAAAATTGCTACCAGAGAAAGGAAATGTCAAGCACTATGGAACCGTACATCTCTTGCCTCAATTAAAGGCTCCTGATGGTCATAAGAGTGGTGGTGAAATAACACAAGACTATATCCAGAAAGCATTCTCCAATCAAAGCAGTATTTTGTTAGCAGATGAACCTACCACACACTTAGACACCAACCATATCGACTGGGTGGAAAATACGTTAAAGCATTGGCAGGGGGCATATGTTGTTGTGTCACATGACAGAGCATTTTTAGATGCAACCTGCAACAGGATATGGGAAATCGATCAAGGAAAGCTACATGAATATAAAGGAAATTACCAGCAATACAAAAAACAAAAAGAGCAGGAAGCACGCCAGTATCAACAGGAATATGAAAATTACCAAACCAAAAAGCAGCAATTAGAAAGAGCTTTAACATTGAAGTCGGAAAAAGCGGAGAGAGCTACTAAAAAGCCAAAGAAGACTAGTGCTTCCGAAGCAAAAATAACGGGGGCAAAGCCTTACTTTGCTAAAAAACAAAAGAAACTCCAGCAAACGGCCAAATCAATTGAAACCCGATTGGAAAAGCTTGAAAAAGTAGAGAAACCCTTTGAAGAATCCCCGATAAAAATGGATTTGCCGAATCAAGAAAAATTAACTGGCAAAGTCCTGATTCGAGTGGAGAATCTAGACGGTAATATAGGCGATCAACACCTTTGGAATAAAGCAAATTTTCTTATTAAAGGTGGTGATAAGCTCGCTATTATTGGAGCTAACGGAAGTGGCAAAACAACCCTAATCCGTAAACTAATCAAAGAAGAAAAAGGTGGCCATCTTTCTACCGCCTGCAAAATAGCCTATTTTAAACAAGACCTATCAATTTTGGATCCAAAACTTTCGATTCTGGAAAATGTTCAGGAAGGCTCGATTCATAACGAAACATTGATTCGGACGGTACTTGCCAGGCTCCATTTTTATCGCGATCAGGTCCATAAGAAAATTGGCGTACTAAGTGGTGGCGAACGTGTCAAAGTAACACTGGCAAAGTTATTCCTTAGTAACAACAATACATTAGTCTTAGATGAACCGACCAACTTCTTAGACTTAGAAGCAATGGAAGCTCTGGAAAAATTGCTGATGGAATACGAAGGTACAGTCATTTTCGTTTCACATGATCGAAGGTTTGTGGAAAAGATAGCAACAAAGATTATCTCCATCGAAGAACAACATATCAACTATTTTGAAGGAAGCTACCAGCAATTCAAAAACAGAGAACAGACATCTGTTAAGGATGACCGGGAAGAAAAGTTACTGATACTAGAGACTAAAATAACAGATGTATTAAGCCGGTTAAGTATTGCACCATCAGAAGAGCTTGAAAAAGAATTTCAACAATTACTAAAGGAAAAGCAACAATTATCAAAAAGCACTGATCACTAA
- a CDS encoding glycosyl hydrolase family 95 catalytic domain-containing protein, whose amino-acid sequence MFDNVADRNKLILQYPASWWRNMWREALPSGNGEIGAAVYGAIKKETILINHSGLWHMGVKGELPDVNQSLTETRALMNEGKFQEANWHLTNEVKKQGYFSKLACPLPLVDLQLEMPCDQGFSQYSRGINMETGEVSVTWSENDTTFTRDLFVSRSDHLIVYKVSSNNANAIDAVLDFSLHPTHSPNMKERHDELSGTVEAHTKDNFLFYKATNEDHTDFGAVARVIAEDGEVHADQGKVRCTNANSLLVLVKVFVKASSSIQWPILKVELSEINANYQQLLDEHLKIYQPLYFSSTLQLTDDKEEWPNEALLLQAYKEKAPVRLYEKLWSFGRYLFISGTKVDGQPFSMYGLWHGDYHLMWSHRMANENIQMMYWHSSVGGLSEFDLSLIDYYESLMDDFRDNAKKLFGCRGIYIPAGTTPGIGKPNQLVPVIMNWTSAAGWLAQHFYQYYQFSGDEKYLKEKALPFMKEVATFYQDFLELGEDGYYQYYPSVSPENTPANFMPKSSKPVAHPMPTAINATMDFAVMKEVLTNLIEGSSIVSMYQQYLPVWEEMLERIPSYQLNQDGGIREWMSDLFEDNDEHRHLSHIYPVFPGQELVKEKEEVLFEAFRKAVQKRKLGAQTSWSFAHMASIYARLQDASKARTCLDHLMRSCLLNNFYTVHNDWRNMGLTMEIESAPVQMDANLGIVNAIQEMLMYVSPTMIRLLPALPDEWTTGKVDTFHFCTGTISFRWDLRKDRFSAVIKADQDTNILLCLPSYFLDYEWKGVCEVAQADLEKKNYQIKMAAQQTLEIGSK is encoded by the coding sequence TTGTTTGATAATGTCGCCGATCGCAACAAGCTTATCTTACAATACCCAGCCTCGTGGTGGAGAAATATGTGGCGAGAGGCACTACCATCAGGGAACGGCGAAATAGGAGCAGCAGTCTATGGTGCAATAAAAAAAGAGACGATTTTAATTAATCACTCCGGGTTATGGCATATGGGTGTGAAAGGGGAATTGCCTGATGTCAATCAATCATTAACAGAGACACGAGCATTAATGAATGAGGGGAAATTCCAAGAAGCGAATTGGCACTTAACGAATGAAGTGAAAAAACAAGGCTATTTTTCCAAATTAGCTTGTCCGCTACCACTCGTTGATTTGCAACTGGAAATGCCTTGTGATCAGGGATTTAGCCAGTATAGTAGAGGTATTAACATGGAAACGGGAGAAGTCAGTGTCACATGGTCTGAAAATGATACAACGTTTACGAGAGATCTATTTGTATCCCGGTCTGATCATCTGATCGTTTATAAAGTTAGTTCCAATAACGCGAACGCTATTGATGCGGTATTAGATTTTTCCTTACATCCAACTCATTCGCCGAACATGAAAGAAAGACACGATGAGTTATCTGGTACAGTGGAAGCTCACACCAAAGATAACTTCCTATTCTATAAAGCTACGAATGAGGATCATACAGATTTCGGGGCAGTTGCCAGAGTGATAGCGGAGGATGGGGAGGTGCATGCAGATCAAGGGAAAGTCCGATGTACTAATGCTAATAGTCTATTAGTACTCGTAAAAGTTTTTGTCAAAGCAAGTAGCTCGATACAATGGCCCATATTAAAAGTAGAGTTAAGTGAAATCAATGCAAACTATCAGCAATTATTAGATGAACACCTAAAAATATATCAGCCATTGTATTTTTCCTCGACGTTACAATTAACAGATGATAAAGAGGAATGGCCAAATGAAGCATTACTTTTACAAGCATATAAAGAGAAAGCTCCAGTAAGACTCTATGAAAAATTATGGTCCTTTGGAAGATATTTATTTATTTCCGGTACAAAAGTGGATGGTCAACCTTTTTCTATGTATGGATTATGGCATGGAGACTATCATTTAATGTGGAGTCACCGAATGGCCAATGAAAATATTCAAATGATGTATTGGCATAGTTCTGTAGGTGGTTTGTCGGAATTCGACCTTTCCTTAATCGATTACTATGAAAGTTTAATGGATGATTTTCGAGATAATGCGAAGAAGTTATTTGGATGTCGAGGAATTTATATACCTGCTGGGACAACACCTGGTATCGGCAAGCCGAATCAATTGGTACCAGTTATTATGAATTGGACTTCTGCTGCTGGGTGGTTAGCACAGCATTTTTATCAATATTATCAATTTAGTGGTGATGAAAAGTATTTAAAGGAAAAGGCATTACCATTTATGAAAGAGGTAGCAACGTTTTATCAGGATTTTTTAGAGTTAGGAGAGGATGGCTACTATCAGTATTATCCTTCGGTATCACCAGAGAATACTCCAGCGAATTTCATGCCCAAAAGTAGTAAGCCTGTTGCCCATCCAATGCCAACAGCGATAAATGCTACGATGGATTTCGCAGTGATGAAGGAAGTACTTACTAATCTAATAGAAGGTAGTTCAATAGTTTCGATGTATCAACAGTATCTGCCTGTATGGGAAGAAATGCTCGAGAGGATTCCGTCCTATCAATTGAATCAAGATGGGGGAATCAGGGAATGGATGAGCGATTTATTTGAAGACAATGATGAACATAGGCATCTGTCACATATTTATCCTGTGTTCCCTGGACAGGAGTTAGTAAAAGAAAAAGAAGAGGTGTTGTTTGAGGCTTTTCGAAAAGCAGTCCAAAAAAGGAAACTAGGAGCTCAAACAAGCTGGTCCTTTGCTCATATGGCGAGTATTTATGCCCGATTGCAAGATGCGAGTAAGGCGCGTACTTGTCTTGATCATTTGATGCGTTCATGTTTGTTAAATAACTTTTATACGGTTCATAATGATTGGCGTAATATGGGCTTAACGATGGAAATCGAGTCCGCACCAGTGCAAATGGATGCCAATTTGGGGATAGTAAATGCTATTCAGGAAATGTTGATGTATGTGTCACCGACAATGATTAGGCTCTTGCCAGCATTACCGGATGAATGGACGACAGGGAAGGTAGATACCTTTCACTTTTGTACTGGGACAATAAGCTTCCGTTGGGATTTGAGAAAGGATAGATTTTCGGCTGTAATAAAGGCGGATCAAGATACAAATATCCTACTTTGCTTACCTTCATACTTTTTGGATTATGAATGGAAAGGAGTATGTGAGGTAGCGCAAGCTGACTTAGAAAAAAAGAATTATCAGATTAAAATGGCAGCACAGCAAACCTTAGAGATTGGTTCTAAATAG
- a CDS encoding superoxide dismutase, translated as MANFTLPELGYAFDALEPHIDQKTMEIHHGKHHQTYVTKLNAALEGQDALANKSLEALLADLNSVPENIRTAVRNNGGGHFNHTLFWEVIAPGSKSDKPEGELEKAIDQAFGSFDQFKEQFSNAATTRFGSGWAWLVVNADGKLEVTSTPNQDNPISEGKTAILGIDVWEHAYYLNYQNRRPDYIANFYNVINWDVVAEKYQVAVK; from the coding sequence ATGGCAAACTTTACTTTACCCGAATTAGGTTATGCGTTTGACGCTTTGGAGCCACACATTGATCAAAAGACAATGGAAATTCACCACGGGAAACACCATCAAACATACGTTACGAAACTAAATGCAGCGTTAGAAGGGCAAGACGCTTTAGCTAACAAGAGTCTGGAAGCACTACTAGCTGACTTAAACAGTGTACCTGAAAATATTCGCACTGCAGTAAGAAATAATGGTGGAGGGCACTTCAATCATACGTTATTCTGGGAAGTGATCGCACCAGGATCTAAGTCAGATAAACCAGAAGGGGAATTAGAAAAAGCGATTGATCAAGCATTTGGCAGCTTTGATCAATTCAAAGAGCAATTCTCCAATGCAGCAACTACTAGATTTGGTTCTGGATGGGCTTGGTTAGTCGTAAACGCGGATGGAAAATTAGAAGTAACTAGTACTCCTAACCAAGATAATCCGATTTCAGAAGGCAAAACAGCTATCCTAGGGATCGATGTTTGGGAGCACGCGTATTACTTAAACTACCAGAACAGACGTCCAGATTATATTGCTAATTTCTACAATGTAATTAATTGGGATGTTGTCGCAGAAAAGTACCAAGTGGCTGTTAAGTAA
- a CDS encoding indolepyruvate ferredoxin oxidoreductase subunit alpha produces MAFVITAPCETEKAGECATVCPVDCIEEGKDQFYIDPDICIDCGACVAVCPVDAIVEEYDMTADQEPYLEKAEAFFGN; encoded by the coding sequence GTGGCATTTGTGATAACAGCGCCTTGTGAAACAGAAAAAGCTGGCGAATGTGCAACAGTGTGCCCAGTAGACTGTATAGAAGAAGGAAAAGATCAGTTCTATATAGATCCGGACATTTGCATAGATTGTGGGGCATGTGTAGCGGTTTGTCCTGTTGATGCGATAGTCGAAGAATATGACATGACTGCAGATCAAGAGCCTTATTTGGAAAAGGCAGAAGCATTT
- a CDS encoding glycoside hydrolase family 65: MDRKSVVQKHNPRIDQVESLAPLSIGNSQFGFSVDFTGLQTYPEMYETPLGTQSNWGWHYSRGKHLYSENDIEYQTFDHYGREIPYPMKPGNKEEAYHWLRQNPHRLQLGQISFQFLAENEQLIDINEITNINQELDLWSGIITSRYEVDGEEVLVKTVCDPTSDAIGVYVSSTLLQTRRIQIIQSFPLPDVSHNTWAKATTLNWDHKERHQTVELDHNDDVVNIKRVMDEDSYYVRWGKNGASFIHLDTHQYQFVPPMNKTEYSFTVSFSPEKTTNVNSVADMMKASQQYWGDFWQKGAFVSFEGSTDLRANELERRVILSQYLTAVHSSGSIPPQETGLMYNSWFGKAHLEMHWWHSAHFPLWGKADKLNRSLQWYATILPIAKKIASRQGYLGARWPKMVGIDGEQSPSPVAPGLIWQQPHPIMLAELLYRDNNSLTILHQYKEVVFESADFMASFASWNEEEEVYVLGPPLIPAQECHRMEDSKNPPYEIEYWKYGLEKAVKWAERLGVAPNEKWLHVANHIKRPREEDGVYLAHENGDNTFSEKNHDHPSMVAALGILPGSLIKRETMKNTLFKVKEEWRWDTAWGWDFPMCAMTAARLGEAELAIDFLLMDAVKNTYLPNGHNYQRPGLTVYLPGNGGLLIAIAMMIAGWDGHANEEYPGFPKNGEWNIQAEGFQTYI; the protein is encoded by the coding sequence TTGGACAGAAAAAGTGTCGTACAAAAACATAATCCTAGAATAGATCAAGTAGAATCATTAGCACCATTATCAATAGGTAATAGTCAGTTCGGTTTCAGTGTTGATTTTACAGGATTACAAACCTATCCCGAAATGTATGAAACACCTTTAGGTACCCAATCTAATTGGGGATGGCATTATAGCAGAGGTAAGCATCTTTACAGTGAAAATGATATAGAATACCAGACCTTCGATCATTACGGTCGTGAAATTCCATATCCTATGAAACCAGGAAATAAAGAAGAAGCTTATCATTGGCTGCGGCAAAATCCACATCGATTGCAACTTGGCCAAATTTCTTTTCAATTTCTAGCTGAGAATGAGCAGCTCATAGACATAAATGAAATAACTAATATTAATCAAGAGCTTGATCTTTGGTCCGGTATCATAACTAGTCGATATGAAGTGGATGGTGAAGAAGTTTTAGTAAAAACAGTTTGTGATCCAACCTCTGACGCAATTGGAGTTTACGTATCCTCTACATTATTACAAACGCGTAGAATACAGATCATACAGTCATTCCCATTGCCTGATGTTAGCCACAATACATGGGCTAAGGCGACTACTTTAAACTGGGATCATAAGGAAAGGCATCAAACTGTTGAATTGGACCATAACGATGATGTAGTAAATATAAAAAGAGTGATGGATGAGGATAGTTATTATGTGCGATGGGGGAAAAATGGGGCAAGCTTTATACATCTAGACACCCATCAATATCAATTTGTTCCTCCGATGAACAAAACCGAGTACAGCTTTACAGTTTCATTTAGCCCTGAAAAAACAACAAACGTGAATTCAGTGGCAGATATGATGAAAGCTTCTCAACAATATTGGGGAGATTTTTGGCAAAAGGGTGCCTTTGTTTCCTTCGAGGGAAGTACTGACTTAAGAGCAAATGAGTTAGAGCGAAGAGTGATTTTATCCCAATATCTAACAGCCGTTCATAGTAGTGGGTCTATTCCACCACAGGAAACGGGATTGATGTACAATAGCTGGTTTGGCAAAGCACATCTAGAAATGCACTGGTGGCATAGTGCTCATTTTCCGCTTTGGGGTAAAGCTGATAAATTGAATAGAAGTTTACAATGGTATGCAACCATTTTACCCATAGCCAAAAAAATAGCTAGCAGGCAAGGATATCTAGGTGCAAGGTGGCCAAAGATGGTGGGAATCGATGGGGAGCAAAGTCCATCACCTGTAGCGCCCGGACTTATATGGCAGCAGCCGCATCCGATTATGTTAGCAGAATTACTTTACCGAGATAATAATTCTCTAACTATTCTTCATCAATATAAAGAAGTAGTATTTGAGTCGGCTGATTTTATGGCATCCTTTGCAAGTTGGAATGAGGAGGAAGAGGTATATGTTTTAGGTCCGCCGTTAATACCCGCCCAAGAATGCCACAGAATGGAGGATTCTAAAAATCCACCATATGAAATCGAATATTGGAAATATGGTTTAGAAAAGGCAGTAAAATGGGCGGAAAGATTAGGGGTTGCTCCTAATGAAAAATGGCTTCACGTCGCCAATCATATAAAGCGACCTCGGGAAGAAGACGGTGTTTATTTAGCACATGAAAATGGTGACAATACATTCTCAGAAAAAAATCATGATCATCCTTCTATGGTGGCAGCATTAGGCATTCTTCCAGGATCATTAATCAAGAGGGAAACAATGAAAAACACCTTATTTAAGGTGAAAGAAGAGTGGCGATGGGATACGGCCTGGGGCTGGGATTTCCCGATGTGTGCGATGACTGCAGCTCGTTTAGGGGAAGCAGAACTTGCTATTGATTTTTTATTAATGGATGCAGTAAAAAATACGTATTTACCTAATGGACATAATTATCAACGACCAGGGTTGACAGTCTACCTGCCTGGGAATGGCGGTCTTCTAATTGCTATAGCTATGATGATAGCAGGTTGGGATGGTCATGCAAATGAAGAATACCCAGGATTCCCTAAAAATGGGGAATGGAATATTCAGGCGGAAGGTTTTCAAACCTATATTTAG